The following proteins are co-located in the Mycosarcoma maydis chromosome 11, whole genome shotgun sequence genome:
- a CDS encoding FMN adenylyltransferase (related to FAD1 flavin adenine dinucleotide synthetase) produces MTSNGSAHAVAASTGTTTSQPQPQPQPHPPPEWLASIDAVYSLFEDHATAQRYPELARKVQSAVQLCEQVIHEVGQQHCALSFNGGKDCTVLVHILSAVLRRLNRLDSGVNADSSTSPIPPIPSLYITCPSPFPTVEKFIRFCVSPTHGYNLQVISVHGGMKKGIRTYLDGGGREQVGITRTSDALTHADVRESRKPRDIRAMFVGTRRDDPHGPQLCARSWTDKDWPRVERIHPILDWSYQDVWHFLRCPHLASNDASIGWSRQELATHWGTAGGGDQGVPYCLLYDQGYTSLGSTHNTLPNPKLRMDDEQQTSSTEQPVLVGDGTAKGRWRPAYMLKDASFERAGRVQDATPHAPPALPTP; encoded by the coding sequence ATGACGTCCAACGGTAGCGCGCACGCTGTCGCAGCATCCACTGGCACCACCACAtcgcaaccgcaaccgcaaccgcaaccgcacCCACCACCAGAATGGCTTGCATCCATCGATGCAGTCTACAGTCTGTTCGAAGACCATGCCACGGCACAGCGCTATCCGGAACTGGCTCGCAAAGTACAGTCCGCAGTACAGCTCTGCGAACAGGTGATCCACGAAGTCGGTCAACAACACTGTGCACTCAGCTTCAACGGCGGCAAAGACTGTACCGTGCTGGTGCACATTCTATCTGCTGTACTGCGCAGGCTGAACCGATTGGATAGTGGCGTGAATGCTGATTCGTCAACGTCGCCGATTCCGCCGATACCTTCGCTCTACATTACCTGTCCGTCGCCATTTCCGACGGTGGAAAAGTTCATCCGCTTCTGCGTTTCCCCGACACACGGATACAATCTACAGGTCATCTCAGTACACGGTGGAATGAAGAAGGGCATTCGCACCTACCTCGATGGCGGAGGACGAGAGCAAGTCGGCATCACCCGTACCTCGGATGCGCTCACCCATGCCGACGTGCGCGAGTCGCGCAAACCTCGCGATATCCGTGCCATGTTTGTCGGTACGCGTAGAGACGACCCTCACGGCCCACAACTATGCGCACGTTCCTGGACCGACAAAGACTGGCCGCGGGTCGAACGCATCCATCCGATCCTGGATTGGTCGTATCAGGACGTATGGCACTTTTTAAGGTGTCCTCACCTCGCCTCGAACGACGCCAGCATCGGATGGTCTAGGCAAGAGCTGGCTACGCATTGGGGAACAGCAGGTGGTGGAGACCAGGGCGTTCCGTATTGTCTCTTGTACGATCAAGGCTATACGTCGTTGGGTTCAACGCATAATACGCTGCCCAACCCAAAATTACgcatggacgacgagcagcaaacgtCCTCAACTGAGCAACCCGTGTTGGTAGGCGATGGCACTGCAAAGGGAAGATGGAGACCCGCTTACATGCTCAAGGATGCAAGCTTCGAGCGCGCTGGAAGGGTGCAAGATGCGACCCCACATGCTCCGCCAGCGTTGCCTACACCATAG
- a CDS encoding uncharacterized protein (related to PAT1 - topoisomerase II-associated protein) has product MSFFGFDTSLPGDQRANRTNYSSQKAFDLTFDNDESLDAKIKALAAGAQEDVEIYTWGQDGYDGLGDKLDESGDDFNDDTFGDVDIGRDFDFGHAPAPSSQQPQPNYSQSTQPQPQQQQPKTKFDPSNKFAASLDDFLVDPAPRFGATRGAQQQAPQAQHQQPRSQPKTLEEVEAEMLAMRAKQQAQQQPLPADKKAMTVEEVEAELRARYAAGAAGAVTPMQPGQPQHAMVAPPQSMAQRIAPPPAILPTVLPPMGPSPPLSLNADPASIQAAQQQAQAAHFARMRALLEAMPPLVQQSILSLPPPMQFDSLESVAQNFPGLLDPAQRERAPSAEQDAVRFMMEKAQAQMADFERLEAKRKRRMDKINAMAKYNGLMSASDKDFITRIQISQLITADPYADDFYAHIYFALRGGPRRPGLPGPPGPPGSSANVAADNANGNEKLSKGGKGKQKLNKQQNAMLRMQQQVERIVQSRKERMEKSASGAALAGALGRVSLSSTKNPRQMLQISADAAKASNKERVSGEASPDAGHARDAVRQALEGASLGGNGNAGLRREALTKYEVLRILEKLYDLVLQLEQLRRNAPPAPPADIQPEDDAASAAKDAFDAHQAEQAAVTNTLWTELRVLEPLEISDPHPFVSLLSSAKGKRLLPRALRHLSQEQTLTALTMVVASFESLDVVQNGPLLDDLSDDASKIEARRDAERQSETFATTIVPSMMAMASTAPMRIVSGMLALFVERNDPVRVSQTRPGVAFLTIFLSRAETLKQLGDVPSEELEQFKQIFALLFSRLTSHGKLASLFPSTRTKQSLPFGVSYYMGSGLGQQLSAHTVGGKYRNVDLEDEPTWNLMAALAIGSDMSQQQILVQELRDKILENVISAKEWQKRNPAAVQDEFNPDIRIRNVNLLLHALNLDAAQISV; this is encoded by the coding sequence ATGTCGTTCTTTGGCTTCGACACCTCGCTCCCCGGTGACCAACGTGCCAATCGCACCAACTACTCGTCGCAAAAAGCTTTCGACCTCACTTTCGACAATGAcgagtcgctcgacgcAAAGATCAAGGCCCTTGCTGCCGGTGCACAGGAGGATGTAGAGATCTACACGTGGGGCCAGGATGGCTACGACGGCCTCggcgacaagctcgatgagTCAGGCGATGACTTTAACGACGACACTTTCGGTGATGTCGACATTGGAAGGGACTTTGATTTCGGTCATGCTCCTGCGCCGTCTTCTCAGCAGCCCCAGCCCAACTACAGTCAGTCCAcccagccgcagccgcagcagcagcagcccaAGACCAAGTTTGACCCTTCCAACAAGTTTGCCGCCAGCCTGGATGATTTTCTCGTCGACCCCGCCCCTCGCTTTGGTGCCACTCGCGGTGCTCAGCAACAAGCCCCGCAAGCGCAACATCAGCAGCCTCGTTCTCAGCCAAAGACGCTCGAAGAAGTCGAGGCAGAGATGCTCGCCATGCGTGCCAAACAGCAGGCCCAGCAGCAACCCCTTCCCGCCGACAAAAAAGCCATGACCGTCGAAGAAGTCGAAGCTGAACTGCGCGCTCGATATGCGGCTGGTGCGGCCGGTGCAGTCACGCCCATGCAACCCGGTCAGCCCCAGCATGCCATGGTTGCTCCTCCTCAATCCATGGCTCAGCGCATTGCTCCTCCGCCCGCCATCCTTCCAACTGTCCTTCCACCAATGGGCCCTAGTCCACCTCTGAGCCTCAATGCCGATCCTGCTTCTATTCAAGccgctcagcagcaagctcaagccgcCCATTTTGCCCGGATGCGTGCGCTTCTCGAAGCCATGCCGCCGCTCGTTCAGCAATCCATCctctcgcttccacctcccATGCAGTTTGACTCGCTCGAAAGCGTTGCCCAGAACTTTCCCGGCCTTCTCGACCCTGCCCAGCGTGAGCGCGCCCCTTCTGCCGAGCAGGATGCGGTGCGTTTCATGATGGAAAAGGCGCAAGCCCAGATGGCGGATTTCGAGCGTCTAGAGGCTAAACGCAAGCGCAGGATGGACAAGATTAACGCCATGGCCAAGTACAACGGCCTCATGTCGGCCTCGGACAAGGATTTCATCACTCGAATCCAGATTTCGCAGCTTATCACCGCCGATCCCTACGCTGATGACTTCTACGCGCACATCTACTTTGCTCTGCGCGGCGGTCCCAGAAGGCCAGGTCTGCCTGGTCCGCCCGGTCCGCCTGGTTCGTCGGCCAACGTCGCTGCTGATAATGCCAATGGCAATGAAAAGCTGAGCAAAGGtggcaagggcaagcagaagctcaacaagcagcagaaTGCCATGCTTCgcatgcagcagcaagtgGAACGCATCGTTCAGAGTCGCAAGGAGAGGATGGAGAAGAGTGCTTCCGGAGCAGCTCTTGCGGGCGCTCTCGGTAGGGTCAGTCTGAGCTCAACCAAGAACCCTAGACAGATGCTTCAGATCTCGGCCGACGCTGCGAAAGCCAGCAACAAGGAGCGTGTCTCGGGCGAAGCGTCTCCAGACGCGGGCCACGCCAGGGATGCGGTGCGACAGGCGCTCGAAGGCGCTTCGCTGggcggcaacggcaacgcCGGTCTGCGACGTGAGGCACTCACCAAGTACGAGGTGTTGCGTATTCTCGAAAAGCTCTATGATctggtgctgcagcttgagcagcttcgtcGCAACGCTCCGCCTGCTCCACCTGCCGACATCCAGCCGGAGGACGATGCGGCGAGCGCGGCCAAGGACGCGTTTGATGCACATCAGGCCGAGCAAGCCGCTGTCACGAACACGTTGTGGACCGAGTTGCGCGTTTTGGAGCCGCTCGAGATTTCGGACCCGCATCCGTTTGTCTCTCTGCTATCGTCGGCCAAGGGCAAGCGGCTTTTGCCGCGTGCTCTGCGTCATCTGTCGCAAGAACAGACGCTTACTGCATTGACCATGGTGGTTGCATCGttcgagtcgctcgatgTGGTTCAAAATGGGCCGTTGTTGGATGACCTCAGTGACGATGCTAGTaagatcgaggcgagacgCGATGCGGAGAGGCAGTCCGAGACGTTTGCGACGACGATTGTGCCGAgcatgatggcgatggcaagTACGGCGCCTATGCGGATTGTGTCGGGCATGCTGGCGCTGTTTGTGGAGCGGAATGATCCGGTCAGGGTGTCACAGACTCGGCCGGGAGTGGCGTTTTTGACGATCTTCCTGTCCAGGGCTGAGACGTtgaagcagctcggcgatgTGCCGAGCGAGGAGCTGGAGCAGTTCAAGCAGATCTTTGCACTGCTCTTCTCGAGGCTCACTTCGCACGGAAAATTGGCGTCATTGTTCCCCTCAACTCGCACAAAACAGTCGCTTCCTTTCGGCGTCAGCTACTACATGGGTTCCGGTCTCGGTCAACAGCTGTCCGCACACACCGTAGGTGGCAAGTATCGCAACGTCGATTTGGAAGACGAACCGACGTGGAACCTGATGGCTGCTCTGGCGATCGGTAGTGACAtgtcacagcagcagatcctCGTCCAGGAACTCAGAGATAAAATCCTCGAAAACGTCATCTCGGCTAAAGAGTGGCAGAAACGTAACCCAGCCGCTGTCCAGGACGAGTTCAATCCAGACATCCGCATCAGAAACGTCAACCTGCTGCTTCATGCGCTCAACCTGGATGCTGCACAGATCAGCGTCTAG
- a CDS encoding uncharacterized protein (related to syntaxin binding protein 1), whose product MPPKSLVTTLRERYLGTIRSVQPQSRWKVLVVDSFTKELLQSVLKMYDILQENVAQVDNIELSRAPQSTLEACYLLTPTSQNVDRIIRDLAPSEPGKQPTYAAGHIFFVDSLSDALVHKLTSSPAEPKLRQLIELYTNLWALEAQVFSLKSPQSFLHLFEPIGGLYGPDSIEAMRTIEEELQFSTQAILNVCVTLNEFPLIRYYNPSHPPLGPLQPPKDAVKSQTAAANMYQGSARMARLRGNNHDAGLSGAGSGGPSVGEHFTKKLALRVQAALDQYIRDNEPKMETSRPRSVLFITDRSMDTVAPFLHEFSYQAMCNDLLAIQDGSRYNYTFYTSDGQREQKEAVLSDEDNVWTGIRHLHIAEAIDKLTRDFKQHAGEQGAFADPNSSLNDMRDMLASLPHMQEMKEKLSLHLTMAQDCMNRFEKSKLPAQAMVEQNCATRLTPEGQKPKTLVEEMVPLLDDRSVSNLDKVRIIALYIMYCDGVPDEDRKRLFQHARLGRYEMEAVDNLVHLGTQVVKDASSSGWDMFFKKGKRKQQPGENDFELSRYQPLVKLMVEDHFAGKLEQTTYPYVRDAPAETAAGALSLPVQTSASALARVGLGGGGAGSTNAAAVSARTQPSSLRSAKPTWHQKGRGGSNVGVERLENRQRVLVFIAGGMTYSEMRSAYQLSQRLGKDVYIGSSHTFTPESFVEVMKHFGKAGSRDAAVRGADSHSHSHSHSHPHHQHHHSAVRLPVGATKLSKPDNDRSAIRAASMQHGGYGASNAGVVQQTGYASASASASASASAMDQVTYDRRFQTHASTSTTASASASQVSVSASSVPPHVVSGLGAGANGARSSSPSPSQASDLSMRSKDKKRLKNVFGFKKS is encoded by the coding sequence ATGCCGCCCAAATCGCTCGTCACCACGTTGCGCGAGCGCTATCTCGGTACCATTCGTTCCGTACAACCGCAATCAAGATGGAAggtgctcgtcgttgaTTCATTCACCAAGGAGCTCCTGCAGTCTGTCCTCAAGATGTACGACATCCTGCAGGAAAACGTAGCTCAGGTGGACAACATCGAGCTCTCGCGTGCTCCGCAGTCGACGCTCGAAGCATGTTACCTTCTCACCCCGACCAGCCAAAACGTCGACCGCATCATCCGTGATCTCGCTCCCTCCGAGCCTGGAAAGCAGCCAACATATGCTGCCGGCCACATCTTTTTCGTCGACAGTCTTTCGGACGCGCTCGTGCACAAACTCACCTCTTCGCCAGCAGAACCCAAGCTCAGACAGCTTATCGAGCTCTATACCAACTTGTGGGCGCTCGAAGCACAGGTCTTCTCGCTCAAATCACCCCAAAGCTTTCTGCACCTCTTCGAGCCCATCGGCGGTCTGTACGGTCCCGATtcgatcgaggcgatgcGCACcatcgaggaggagctgcaATTCTCTACACAGGCAATCCTCAACGTCTGCGTCACGCTCAACGAGTTCCCGTTGATCCGCTACTACAATCCGTCTCACCCACCGCTCGGTCCGCTCCAGCCGCCCAAGGACGCGGTCAAGTCGCAAACAGCCGCTGCCAACATGTATCAGGGCAGTGCACGCATGGCACGGCTACGAGGCAACAACCACGACGCCGGCTTGTCCGGTGCAGGCTCTGGCGGACCCTCTGTCGGTGAACACTTTACCAAGAAGCTTGCCTTGCGTGTGCAGGCGGCGCTCGATCAGTACATCCGCGACAACGAGCCAAAGATGGAGACCAGCCGACCTCGCAGTGTGCTCTTCATCACTGACCGATCCATGGACACGGTGGCGCCGTTTCTGCACGAATTCTCTTACCAAGCCATGTGCAATGATCTGCTTGCCATTCAGGACGGTTCGCGGTACAACTACACATTCTACACGTCCGACGGCCAACGTGAACAGAAAGAGGCGGTTTTGTCCGACGAAGATAACGTGTGGACCGGTATTCGTCACCTGCACATCGCCGAAGcgatcgacaagctcacGCGCGACTTTAAGCAACATGCTGGTGAGCAAGGCGCGTTTGCGGACCCGAACTCATCGCTCAACGATATGCGCGACATGCTGGCGTCGTTACCGCACATGCAAGAGATGAAGGAGAAGCTATCGCTGCATCTCACCATGGCGCAGGACTGCATGAACCGCTTCGAGAAATCCAAGCTGCCCGCACAAGCCATGGTAGAGCAGAATTGCGCTACGCGGCTCACGCCCGAAGGGCAGAAGCCCAAGACGCTGGTGGAAGAAATGGtgccgctgctcgacgatcggAGCGTGTCGAATTTGGACAAGGTGCGCATCATCGCGCTGTACATCATGTACTGCGATGGTGTGCCGGACGAAGACAGGAAGCGGCTCTTCCAGCATGCGCGCTTGGGCAGGTACGAGATGGAGGCTGTCGACAATCTGGTGCATTTGGGAACGCAGGTGGTCAAAGACGCGTCGAGTTCTGGATGGGATATGTTTTTCAAAAAGGGCAaacgcaagcagcagccggGAGAGAACGATTTTGAGCTTAGCCGCTATCAGCCGCTAGTGAAGCTGATGGTGGAGGACCACTTTGCAGGCAAGTTAGAACAGACTACGTATCCGTATGTGCGCGATGCGCCTGCCGAGACGGCTGCAGGTGCGTTGTCGTTGCCTGTGCAGACGTCGGCGTCCGCTTTGGCGCGCGTGGGTCTCGGTGGAGGCGGAGCTGGTAGCACCAACGCAGCAGCCGTGTCCGCGAGGACGCAACCCAGCAGTTTGCGAAGTGCCAAGCCTACCTGGCACCAAAAGGGCCGCGGCGGAAGCAATGTTGGTGTCGAGAGGCTCGAGAACCGTCAGCGCGTATTGGTGTTCATCGCGGGCGGTATGACGTATTCCGAGATGCGCAGTGCGTATCAACTCAGCCAACGCTTGGGCAAGGATGTGTACATCGGTTCCTCGCACACTTTTACGCCGGAATCGTTTGTAGAGGTGATGAAGCATTTTGGCAAGGCCGGTTCGAGGGACGCTGCTGTGCGGGGCGCCGACTCTCAttcgcactcgcactcgcactcgcacccgcatcatcagcatcaccatTCGGCGGTGAGGTTGCCGGTTGGCGCGACGAAGCTGTCGAAACCTGACAATGATCGGAGTGCGATTCGGGCAGCATCTATGCAACACGGCGGGTATGGAGCGTCGAATGCAGGGGTAGTGCAGCAGACGGGATATGCTtctgcgtctgcttctgcgtctgcttctgcgtctgcgATGGATCAGGTGACGTATGACCGAAGGTTTCAGACACACGCCAGCACTTCGACAACAGCTTCGGCATCGGCTTCGCAGGTGTCGGTTTCGGCGTCGAGTGTTCCGCCTCACGTTGTTAGCGGgcttggtgctggtgcCAATGGAGCGAGGAGTAGCAGTCCATCGCCTAGCCAGGCGTCTGATCTCAGTATGCGCTCTAAGGACAAGAAGCGTCTGAAAAACGTATTTGGCTTTAAGAAATCCTAG
- a CDS encoding uncharacterized protein (related to nuclear envelope protein NEM1), with protein sequence MNSISYLDSVLSRSFAPASDRPPSRPSSSSSAQRSRSHSSLPASRRASSTSPATTSTSSSLRRWSQEQDQPSQALYTKNELRRTGSTPAGIYPAHALDTDDSDSDSQQTQTARWSGLWGLTGWLDDAIHPGSHRHSRKNSDSQLSVRRTRRVPSLDDLLLSSTAPRRDLARRTASSGYDQTFPHRLGEYSSSTDESESRHRRRSKRNSCLGPTSSLSLSPPPQDQQLEAWPVQQEHMLRHDDPELMTEKEREDIVEFDGGDFAPEDMDGPRERTISQSSADSSWGEGSYASHDAAITLTTAAGSASVSEETWPEIHVTSDASEASSQDEADEKRVDSQTLLEAAKGQVEAIETVAKEDPTSSVVHPTAASATPKKNSASSSTDVEITPTTQRNKPSDSPASTITTPSASRKGSLRRRQAAAITATESMISSSSSSLISTTDSEQAVDRSLTSSRTRKRRSARSSANSSTRASEADDSRGWFAPRNGNADGTTAAKHGAVPSKRKSLAKRAIRRTFLTLRNLLVMVLLCPLNCVRYLRRRRTMRAEEAVEAIYERAQVPILEKNSSDQATPTRSSKRPSPLRFASKVEPQWDGEKRSGSAGRPRTPKPDAKDASLFVDQEPVTEEQAAALGPVWKAITSGQRTPSKLLPNPQVVDPMLAHNSKAEPIDTVMAEKEAVMEAERQSRIAKGRAARRAAADGSDRSSAVIPSSQIPRGPTSNIIHHSPKILVLDLDETLIHSTSRSPSHYASAGGRTTTSGFLGLEAAGAFLGLRANDNPRRIRPHMVEVVLDGRSVLYHVYKRPWADYFLRKVASWYTVVIFTASVQEYADPVIDWLDQGRGLISARLFRESCSFKAGSYVKNLQVVDEDLSKVCLVDNSPASYRLNRENGIPVEGWTSDPNDEALLDLLPVLDSLRFASDVRHILGIRGW encoded by the coding sequence ATGAACTCGATCAGCTATCTCGATTCGGTCCTTAGCCGCTCATTCGCGCCGGCATCGGATCGACCCCCATCACGaccctcgtcctcgtcgtctgcccagcgctctcgctcgcatTCCTCTCTTCCCGCCAGCAGgagagcatcgagcacCTCTCCTGCCACCACGTCTACTTCCTCCTCGCTGCGAAGATGGtcgcaagagcaagaccaACCTTCGCAAGCCCTGTATACCAAAAACGAGTTACGCCGAACCGGAAGCACACCTGCCGGTATCTACCCCGCTCATGCGCTGGATACAGACGACAGTGATTCGGATTCGCAGCAGACACAAACAGCCAGATGGAGCGGCCTTTGGGGGCTGACAGGCTGGCTCGATGACGCCATCCACCCTGGCTCCCACCGTCACTCGCGCAAGAACAGCGATTCCCAGCTTTCCGTTCGACGCACAAGACGTGTACCCAGTCTAgacgatctgctgctgtcgtcaACCGCTCCGCGACGAGATCTAGCGCGGCGCACTGCCTCTTCGGGATACGACCAAACATTCCCCCATCGTCTTGGCGAGTATTCTAGCAGCACAGACGAGTCGGAATCTAGGCACCGGCGCAGATCCAAGCGCAATTCTTGCCTCGGACCAACCAGCTCTCTCTCCCTTTCCCCTCCGCCTCAGGATCAACAGCTAGAAGCATGGCCTGTTCAACAAGAGCATATGCTCAGGCACGACGACCCGGAGCTCATGACCGAAAAGGAACGTGAGGACATTGTCGAGTTCGACGGCGGCGATTTTGCGCCGGAAGACATGGACGGGCCTCGAGAGCGCACCATCTCGCAAAGCAGCGCCGACAGCAGTTGGGGTGAAGGCTCTTACGCCTCGCACGACGCAGCAATCACTTTGACCACAGCTGCAGGCTCCGCTTCTGTATCGGAGGAAACGTGGCCAGAAATTCACGTGACCAGTGACGCCAGTGAAGCTAGCTCGCAGGATGAGGCGGATGAAAAGAGGGTCGACTCGCAAACTCTGCTCGAGGCGGCAAAGGGACAAGTCGAGGCAATCGAAACTGTTGCCAAAGAGGATCCCAcgtcgtcggtggtgcATCCGactgctgcatcggcaaCGCCGAAGAAGAATTCAGCCTCATCTTCCACGGACGTTGAAATCACACCCACGACTCAGCGCAACAAGCCGTCCGATTCGCCCGCGTCCACCATAACAACACCGTCTGCCTCTAGGAAGGGATCTTTACGTCGAAGACAAGCGGCTGCCATCACCGCCACGGAAAGCATGATTTCCTCGTCTagctcgtcgctcatcagcaccaccgaCTCAGAACAAGCTGTCGATCGTAGTCTCACCTCCTCcaggacgaggaagcgccGCTCGGCTCGATCATCTGCCAACTCTTCTACTCGAGCATCCGAGGCCGACGACTCGCGAGGCTGGTTCGCTCCTCGTAACGGAAACGCCGACGGCACGACAGCTGCCAAACACGGTGCTGTGCCGTCGAAACGGAAAAGTTTAGCAAAACGAGCGATTCGCAGAACGTTTTTGACATTACGAAACCTGTTGGTCATGGTGCTGTTGTGCCCCTTGAACTGTGTGCGCTACCTTCGCAGGCGTCGCACTATGCGAGCAGAAGAAGCTGTCGAAGCGATTTACGAGCGAGCTCAAGTTCCGATCCTCGAGAAGAACTCGAGCGACCAAGCGACGCCTACTCGGTCGTCGAAACGCCCATCTCCGCTTCGATTTGCGAGCAAAGTGGAGCCTCAGTGGGACGGCGAAAAGCGCAGCGGAAGCGCAGGTCGTCCACGTACGCCCAAGCCAGATGCGAAGGACGCCAGCCTTTTCGTCGACCAGGAACCTGTGACCGAAGAGCAAGCGGCTGCATTGGGACCGGTGTGGAAGGCAATCACTTCGGGACAAAGGACGCCGTCCAAGTTGCTGCCTAACCCGCAGGTGGTAGATCCGATGCTGGCACATAACAGCAAGGCCGAGCCCATCGATACAGTTATGGCGGAGAAGGAGGCTGTGATGGAGGCGGAGCGGCAGTCCCGGATTGCCAAAGGCAGGGCAGCTCGTCGGGCTGCAGCCGATGGATCTGATCGATCGTCTGCGGTGATACCGAGCAGTCAGATTCCGCGTGGACCCACGAGCAACATCATTCACCACTCACCCAAGATCCTCgttctcgacctcgacgagaCACTGATCCACTCGACCTCACGTTCACCGTCTCACTACGCGTCGGCGGGCGGACGTACGACCACGTCCGGATTTCTAGGTCTCGAAGCCGCCGGTGCATTCTTGGGTCTGCGAGCCAACGATAATCCGCGGCGTATCCGGCCGCACATGGTCGAAGTGGTGCTCGACGGGCGCTCGGTACTGTACCACGTCTACAAACGGCCGTGGGCGGACTACTTTCTGCGCAAGGTAGCGTCGTGGTACACGGTGGTGATCTTCACCGCGTCCGTGCAGGAATATGCGGACCCGGTCATCGACTGGCTTGATCAGGGTCGCGGCTTGATTTCGGCAAGACTGTTCAGGGAGAGCTGCTCGTTCAAGGCGGGCTCATATGTCAAGAATCTGCAGGTGGTAGATGAGGATTTGAGCAAGGTCTGCTTGGTCGATAACAGCCCAGCGAGTTATCGGCTGAATAGGGAAAATGGCATTCCCGTGGAGGGTTGGACGAGTGATCCTAATGACGAGGCGCTGCTTGATCTCTTGCCGGTCCTCGATAGCTTAAGGTTCGCAAGTGATGTTCGGCATATTCTGGGCATTCGCGGTTGGTAG
- a CDS encoding gluconokinase (related to thermoresistant gluconokinase) — protein sequence MTGQAMATLVIVMGTSGSGKSTVGSALSAALGCAFVDGDDLHPASNVDKMSRGQPLNDQDREPWLITIRRTGLELATSQTLASDALRNKEKSQSAKLAEVYETSRQSTSQIDLAAESSSIRAKPQPSQAHSNKHIAVIACSSLKLIYRRLLRGTIPSLTHPTASQPESQLPSDLQVIHIYLDLSKQLLEHRMSNRKGHFMKLDMLYSQLDTLQVPDEHKEFGVIKVKVESETTTDEIVKDAMDQLKQRGVI from the coding sequence ATGACGGGACAAGCGATGGCTACGTTGGTGATCGTGATGGGTACTTCTGGCTCGGGGAAATCGACGGTGGGGTCGGCATTATCGGCTGCACTGGGTTGTGCGTTTGTCGACGGAGACGATTTGCATCCAGCGAGTAATGTGGACAAGATGTCGAGGGGTCAGCCTTTAAACGACCAAGATCGGGAGCCGTGGTTGATCACGATTCGACGTACCGGTTTGGAACTCGCTACCTCGCAAACACTGGCTTCTGATGCTCTGCGCAACAAAGAAAAAAGCCAATCGGCAAAGCTGGCCGAAGTATACGAGACAAGTCGCCAATCCACCTCGCAGATCGACCTGGCTGCTGAATCCAGCTCGATTCGCGCTAAACCGCAaccaagccaagcacaTTCCAACAAGCATATAGCCGTCATCGCGTGTTCCTCGCTGAAACTCATCTATCGCAGACTGCTCAGAGGCACAATCCCGTCGCTCACACACCCCACTGCGTCTCAACCCGAATCTCAGCTACCGTCGGATCTGCAAGTCATCCATATCTACCTCGATCTCTCCAAGCAATTGCTCGAACACAGAATGTCGAATCGCAAAGGCCACTTTATGAAGTTGGACATGCTCTATTCTCAGTTAGATACATTGCAGGTGCCGGACGAGCACAAGGAGTTCGGGGTGATCAAAGTCAAGGTGGAAAGCGAGACGACTACGGATGAGATCGTCAAGGATGCCATGGATCAGTTGAAGCAGAGAGGTGTAATTTGA